TCTAAATCATCAACGGCATCAAACACGATATCGAGTATATTTGAGTCAACTTCTATTTGATGATTTCGAACAGCATCTAAAACATTTTCCATTATATGCGTTAGATTCGCTAAATCTTGATATCCCATCGTAGCTGACATCCCTTTAAGGGTATGGGCAGCTCTGAAAATCTCATTAACGATTGATAAATCTTGAGGGTTTTTTTCTAAAGCTAACAGTGAGTCATTGACTGTTTGTAAATGTTCTTTACTTTCTTCAATAAATACTTCTAAGTACTGGCTCATTTCCATATTTTTCACCCCTTATTTTTCCCCATTACACTAACGAGGGTATAGCTTATATCTTTCAAGTGTACGATGTGTTCTACTTTATTCGTTAAGACAGCTGCTTTAGGCATACCGTAAACAATAGCTGATTCACTAGATTCGGTAATAGCAATGGTTTGTTGTGCTCTAGACTTTAAATAACGTAATCCCTCTGATCCATCTGATCCCATACCAGTCATAATAACTGCGTAAGCTTGGTAGTTTATTAATACTGCCAGGGACTCTAGCATTGTATCCACGGAAGGTCGATGCCCATTTCTAGTGTCACTTTGATCTAGCTTGATTGCTAGAGATAAGCCGACTCTTTGAACTTTCAGATGATAATTACCAGGAGCGATGTAGGCTACACCTTTTCGAAGAATTTCTCCATTTTCTGCTTCTTTAACCTCTATTTCTGATAAAACGTTTAATCGCTTCGCTAATGATTTGGTAAAACCAGATGGCATATGTTGCACAATTAGAATGGGTGCGGGTATATCCGCAGGAAGTTTTGTGATAACTTGTTGTAAGGCTCTTGGACCACCAGTGGAAGTACCAATGGCAACGATTTTCTTAAGGTTTTTCTCCATTAATAATCTCGATGGTGGTTCGTATGGAATCGTTGGAATATCTTCATATTCTAAAGCATCCGTTTGAACCTCTTGTAAATTAGCTTTAAATGATTCATAAACTTTCTGAATAATTTCATCTTTCTTTACTTCAATATCAAGAGATATTGATCCGGATGGCTTTTCTATAAAGTCAACAGCGCCGTATTCCATTGCTTTTATTGTGCTCTCTGCACCATCGTGAGTAAGACTGGATAGCATAACAACTGGCAATGGGTTTTCTTTCATTATGTGTTGTAGGCAAGTCAGACCATCCATTTTAGGCATTTCTATGTCTAGAGTGACGACATCTGGTTGTAGTTGTTTTATTTTTTGTAAGCCATCTTCTCCATTTCTTGCTGTTCCAACAACCGTAAAACGAGTATCATGCTCTAGTATGTCTTTTATCATTTTCCTCATAAATGCGGAATCATCTATGATTAATACTCTGATATTGATCATGGCTATCTACCTTTCTAGCATGAAGCGTTTTAATTTAGAAACAAATGGTCGCTTACCTTGTTCCTGAATGGTTGTTATATCTTGAAGGTATTGCTTAACTATGTTACGAATCGTACGGCTTACTTTTGAATGTTCATCATATGTAACAAATGGTAATTGCCTTGATACAGCCTTCGTTACACATCTATCATCAGGCAGAATCCCTAAAGGGTTAATCGACTTGTTTAGAAATTTTTCCACCACTTCTTGAAGTCTTGTCATCGTTTGCTCTCCTGCTTTTCGAGAATGAGCGCGATTAACTAATAAATAAATGGGCAATTTTGATTGTTTATTATATATATGCTTAATCATGGCATAGGCATCTGTAAGAGAGGTTGGTTCTGGAGTAGTTACAACAATACATTCGTTTGCTGCTAAAATGAAATTCAAACTCTCATCTGTTACTCCTGCTCCCATGTCAAAAAAGATGTAATCATACCATTCAATGATTTCTTGGAGTTGGTTGAAAAAATATTCTGATTTCGAATCATTTAAGTGGAACAGCTTAGAAAGACCTGACCCTGCTGCAATATAAGACAAGGAGTTAGGTCCTGTTTCAATCACATCGTGAATAGATAAGTGTTCCTCAAACATATCTACAATAGAATACTGAGGAGACAAACCTAACAAAATATCAATGTTGCCCATGCCAATATCTAAATCAAATATCAAAACTTTTTTATTTTGTTTTGTAAGGGACAAGGCAAAATTCAGAGCAAAATTTGACTTACCCACACCACCTTTTCCGCTAGCAATAGCGATGGTTTTAGCTTCCGAATCATGCTTTATTCGGTTAAGCTTCTGCCTAAGATTATGTGCTTGATCATTCATATGAGCCTTCACCAACTATCCTGTTTAAAATCTGATCAATTGATGCTTCTTTTATATCATCTGGTACATTTTGCCCATTAGTCAAGTAGGCAACACCTACTTTATGCTTAAGTACAAGCTCTAACATC
This genomic stretch from Pontibacillus yanchengensis harbors:
- a CDS encoding protein-glutamate methylesterase/protein-glutamine glutaminase, with the protein product MINIRVLIIDDSAFMRKMIKDILEHDTRFTVVGTARNGEDGLQKIKQLQPDVVTLDIEMPKMDGLTCLQHIMKENPLPVVMLSSLTHDGAESTIKAMEYGAVDFIEKPSGSISLDIEVKKDEIIQKVYESFKANLQEVQTDALEYEDIPTIPYEPPSRLLMEKNLKKIVAIGTSTGGPRALQQVITKLPADIPAPILIVQHMPSGFTKSLAKRLNVLSEIEVKEAENGEILRKGVAYIAPGNYHLKVQRVGLSLAIKLDQSDTRNGHRPSVDTMLESLAVLINYQAYAVIMTGMGSDGSEGLRYLKSRAQQTIAITESSESAIVYGMPKAAVLTNKVEHIVHLKDISYTLVSVMGKNKG
- a CDS encoding MinD/ParA family protein, encoding MNDQAHNLRQKLNRIKHDSEAKTIAIASGKGGVGKSNFALNFALSLTKQNKKVLIFDLDIGMGNIDILLGLSPQYSIVDMFEEHLSIHDVIETGPNSLSYIAAGSGLSKLFHLNDSKSEYFFNQLQEIIEWYDYIFFDMGAGVTDESLNFILAANECIVVTTPEPTSLTDAYAMIKHIYNKQSKLPIYLLVNRAHSRKAGEQTMTRLQEVVEKFLNKSINPLGILPDDRCVTKAVSRQLPFVTYDEHSKVSRTIRNIVKQYLQDITTIQEQGKRPFVSKLKRFMLER